A single window of Granulicella cerasi DNA harbors:
- a CDS encoding tetratricopeptide repeat protein — translation MKLISRFVAGAAALMLLAGTTGCAKLKARDRLVKGVQAFKSGQYEVATNLFQESIQLDPSYQAAHLYLATAYSYRVVPGLDSPENIAVAKKALSGFDDVLSANPNDLGALKQEASIYRNIKQYDKAKAIEQKIISIDAKDSEAYYTIAWIDWNLAYKNAVQILGKAGLTDDGMGNVKKSKDVCQQLVTANSTLVTEALDNLHKAVEINPNYDDAMQYLNLTYRRKADLECGDDAARKADLSTADEWVQKATGARRANEAAKEAKLKGGVTM, via the coding sequence ATGAAACTGATTTCTCGATTTGTAGCAGGCGCGGCAGCGCTTATGCTTCTTGCTGGCACGACTGGCTGCGCCAAACTCAAGGCCCGTGATCGCCTTGTGAAGGGCGTACAGGCCTTCAAATCCGGCCAGTATGAAGTTGCTACCAACCTGTTCCAGGAATCAATCCAGCTCGACCCCAGCTATCAGGCCGCGCATCTGTACCTCGCGACCGCCTACAGCTACCGCGTGGTTCCGGGTCTCGATTCGCCGGAGAACATCGCTGTAGCGAAGAAGGCTCTCTCGGGTTTTGACGATGTGCTCTCGGCCAATCCGAACGACCTCGGCGCGCTCAAGCAGGAAGCTTCGATCTACCGCAACATCAAGCAGTACGACAAGGCCAAGGCCATCGAGCAGAAGATCATCTCGATCGACGCCAAGGACTCGGAAGCCTACTACACCATCGCCTGGATCGACTGGAACCTCGCCTACAAGAACGCCGTGCAGATTCTCGGCAAGGCTGGCCTGACCGATGACGGCATGGGCAACGTGAAGAAGTCCAAGGACGTCTGCCAGCAGCTCGTTACGGCCAACTCCACGCTCGTCACCGAGGCGCTCGACAACCTGCACAAGGCTGTTGAGATCAACCCGAACTACGACGACGCGATGCAGTACCTGAACCTCACCTACCGCCGCAAGGCTGACCTCGAGTGCGGCGATGACGCGGCACGCAAGGCTGACCTCAGCACGGCGGATGAGTGGGTCCAGAAGGCTACCGGCGCTCGCCGCGCCAACGAAGCCGCGAAGGAAGCCAAGCTCAAGGGCGGCGTCACCATGTAG
- a CDS encoding oxidoreductase — MKWTAANIPSQTGKTAVVTGANSGIGYQAALELARAGAHVLLGARDVGKGDVAAAKIRAAVPNANVEVVALDMASLSSIHSFAESFAARGVALEILINNAGVMAIKDRELTVDGFEKQMGTNHLGHFALTGLLLPQLLYSRDESSPRVVTVASLAHRGGKIELDNLNAETGYTPWGAYNNSKLANILFARELHRRLQGRALSLKSLAVHPGVSKTNIFQNGLKGKDLKSLIMSSVGGFMMQDDAMGALPTLFAATAPEARGGQYIGPDGFMAFKGYPTVEQPKPQALDDDMARKLWEKSEELTGVKYHGL; from the coding sequence ATGAAGTGGACAGCGGCGAACATTCCTTCGCAGACAGGTAAGACGGCCGTGGTGACCGGCGCGAACAGCGGGATCGGCTATCAGGCCGCGTTGGAACTGGCGCGCGCAGGCGCTCACGTGCTGCTGGGAGCGCGCGATGTGGGCAAAGGCGACGTGGCTGCAGCGAAAATCCGTGCGGCGGTGCCGAACGCCAACGTAGAGGTCGTCGCGCTCGATATGGCCTCGCTGTCGTCGATCCACTCGTTTGCGGAGAGCTTTGCCGCGCGCGGGGTGGCACTGGAGATTCTGATCAACAACGCCGGCGTGATGGCGATCAAAGACCGCGAGCTGACGGTCGATGGCTTCGAAAAGCAGATGGGCACGAATCATCTTGGCCATTTCGCGCTGACGGGCCTTTTGCTGCCGCAGTTGCTGTACTCCAGGGATGAATCTTCGCCGCGTGTGGTCACCGTAGCGTCGCTGGCGCACCGCGGCGGCAAGATTGAGCTCGACAACCTGAATGCCGAGACCGGCTACACGCCGTGGGGCGCGTACAACAACTCGAAGCTGGCGAACATTCTCTTCGCGCGTGAGCTGCATCGCCGTCTGCAGGGGCGTGCGCTGTCGCTGAAGAGCCTGGCGGTGCACCCTGGGGTGTCGAAGACGAACATCTTCCAGAACGGCCTGAAGGGCAAGGACCTGAAGAGTCTCATCATGTCGTCAGTAGGCGGATTCATGATGCAGGACGACGCGATGGGCGCGCTGCCGACGCTGTTTGCGGCGACGGCTCCTGAGGCGCGTGGCGGGCAGTACATCGGGCCGGACGGCTTTATGGCGTTCAAGGGCTACCCGACGGTGGAGCAGCCGAAGCCGCAGGCGCTGGACGATGACATGGCGCGGAAGCTTTGGGAGAAGAGCGAAGAGCTTACCGGCGTGAAGTATCACGGGCTCTAG
- a CDS encoding 4-(cytidine 5'-diphospho)-2-C-methyl-D-erythritol kinase: protein MSTRVRSFSKINLGLRVGPPQVGTGFHALRTCYQTLAACDFITVSAKAASTTKITLAANHPGVPRTETGDAEKNTAYRLVALALESLGVTAEVHIELDKRMPVQGGLGAGSANAAAALIALERELGQSLSWDDRLRLAADVGSDVPMFLVGGTMLGVNRGEEVYPLPDLPETPCVLAIPDVGVSTKLAFEAIDEEYARAAGARGQGSGRRAQKAGSAAAQDLEIPRETASAGSAEASPEPWALEPGPLTPSPPVDKLERLSHALAGAFAYPGRLEPGLSGIVGEADDLAENPLLTLVRTGIENDFEEVAFSMHPSLRTVKRELAGSGPEAAIFAGLSGSGSALFGLYASEDDALRAQQRVQASGTKAVVTKTLSRHGYWHTMFAE, encoded by the coding sequence ATGTCCACGCGCGTTCGTTCGTTTTCGAAGATCAATCTTGGCCTGCGGGTCGGGCCTCCGCAGGTGGGCACGGGCTTTCATGCACTACGCACCTGCTACCAGACGCTGGCCGCGTGCGACTTCATCACGGTGAGTGCGAAGGCGGCGAGCACGACGAAGATCACGCTCGCGGCAAACCACCCAGGCGTGCCCCGCACCGAGACCGGTGATGCGGAGAAGAACACGGCGTACCGCCTGGTGGCGCTGGCGTTGGAGTCGCTGGGTGTGACGGCGGAAGTTCACATCGAGCTCGACAAGCGGATGCCGGTGCAGGGCGGGCTCGGCGCGGGGTCTGCGAACGCGGCCGCGGCGCTGATCGCGCTGGAGCGTGAGTTGGGGCAGAGCCTGAGCTGGGACGATCGGCTGCGGCTGGCGGCGGATGTCGGGTCGGATGTGCCGATGTTCCTGGTCGGCGGCACGATGCTGGGCGTGAATCGCGGCGAAGAAGTGTATCCGCTGCCGGATCTGCCGGAGACGCCGTGTGTGCTGGCGATTCCGGATGTGGGCGTGTCGACGAAGCTGGCATTCGAGGCCATAGACGAGGAGTACGCGAGGGCAGCAGGGGCGAGGGGCCAGGGCTCAGGGCGCAGGGCCCAGAAGGCGGGTTCCGCTGCGGCGCAAGATCTGGAGATTCCTCGGGAGACTGCAAGTGCTGGAAGCGCCGAGGCATCCCCTGAACCCTGGGCCCTGGAACCTGGACCCTTGACTCCCAGCCCGCCTGTGGATAAACTAGAAAGGTTGAGCCACGCTCTGGCAGGGGCATTTGCGTACCCCGGCCGTTTAGAGCCTGGACTCTCCGGTATCGTCGGCGAAGCCGATGATCTGGCGGAGAACCCTCTTCTCACGCTTGTCCGCACCGGGATCGAGAACGACTTCGAAGAAGTAGCGTTTTCAATGCATCCCTCCTTGCGTACAGTGAAGCGTGAATTGGCGGGCAGCGGCCCGGAGGCAGCGATATTCGCTGGTCTTTCGGGATCCGGCTCGGCTTTGTTTGGCTTGTATGCCAGCGAAGACGATGCGCTCAGGGCTCAACAACGTGTGCAGGCATCCGGCACGAAGGCAGTCGTCACGAAGACGCTGTCTCGCCACGGATATTGGCATACGATGTTCGCAGAGTAG
- a CDS encoding ribose-phosphate diphosphokinase — protein MSTQNSTAVSSPSSIPGDLDTAQAEQLATKQAGADNAAPAASVVKTAPAKKPSRLSEDKRFKVFSGSANVALAEEVCEFLGVPLGQTRLQQFSDGETHFQLLENVRGVDVFLIQPTCYPVDKHLVDLLIMIDALRRASAGRITVVVPYYGYARQDRKDRPRVAITSKLVADLLVTAGANRALFVDLHAAQIQGYFNIPVDHLFASPVLVGYFRDLNLPNLTVVSPDAGGVERARFFAKKLEVPLAIVDKRRTDINVTEVMNVIGDVKGRTCLILDDIVDTAGTLVKTAEALLDQGATEVYACASHAVLSGPAVDRIKASRLKELVVSNSIPLTEAARAVPKIKVLSIAGLLGRAIESIHMETSVSTLFN, from the coding sequence ATGAGTACGCAGAACTCGACTGCGGTTTCTTCCCCAAGTTCCATCCCCGGCGATCTGGATACGGCTCAGGCCGAACAGCTCGCCACGAAGCAGGCGGGAGCTGATAATGCAGCTCCCGCAGCTTCGGTAGTCAAGACCGCACCGGCGAAAAAGCCGTCGCGGTTGAGCGAGGACAAGCGCTTCAAGGTCTTCTCCGGTTCCGCCAATGTGGCGCTTGCCGAAGAGGTTTGCGAGTTTCTTGGTGTTCCTCTCGGACAGACGCGTTTGCAGCAGTTCTCGGACGGCGAAACGCACTTCCAGCTCCTTGAAAACGTGCGCGGCGTGGATGTGTTTCTCATCCAGCCCACCTGCTACCCGGTCGACAAGCATCTTGTCGACTTGCTGATCATGATCGACGCGCTGCGTCGTGCATCGGCGGGACGCATTACTGTGGTGGTTCCCTACTACGGCTATGCCCGTCAGGACCGCAAAGATCGCCCGCGTGTGGCGATCACCTCGAAGCTTGTTGCCGATCTTTTGGTGACCGCTGGCGCGAACCGCGCCCTCTTCGTGGACTTACACGCAGCCCAGATTCAGGGCTACTTCAACATTCCAGTGGACCACCTGTTCGCTTCGCCGGTTCTCGTCGGATACTTCCGCGATCTCAACCTGCCGAACCTGACGGTTGTCAGCCCGGACGCCGGCGGCGTCGAGCGTGCACGCTTCTTTGCAAAGAAGCTGGAAGTGCCGCTCGCGATCGTCGACAAGCGTCGTACCGACATCAACGTCACGGAAGTGATGAACGTGATTGGCGATGTGAAAGGCAGGACGTGCTTGATCCTCGACGACATCGTCGATACGGCAGGCACGCTGGTCAAGACAGCGGAAGCGCTGCTGGACCAGGGAGCGACAGAAGTCTACGCCTGCGCTTCGCACGCGGTGCTCTCGGGCCCGGCGGTGGACCGCATCAAGGCTTCGCGACTGAAGGAGCTGGTGGTGTCGAACTCCATCCCGCTCACGGAAGCCGCGCGCGCAGTACCCAAGATTAAGGTGCTCTCGATTGCCGGCCTGCTCGGCCGCGCGATTGAAAGTATCCACATGGAGACGTCGGTTTCGACGCTCTTCAACTAG
- a CDS encoding 50S ribosomal protein L25 — MSSNSTVPTSVVATPRTGTFNKNHARRVRVAGLIPAVVYGANQPSVAVTVDPRVITRILHSEAGHNSIFDLQIEGGESGKAMIVDWQNEPIKGTLLHIDFKRIALGAKMKVSVPVHLVGTSTGVKNQGGVLSQILHEVELECLPTDIPSHIDVDITSLEINGAIHISDLPHTAKYKFLTADENQLVAHVTAPKAEAEAEPAAGSAEPEVAKKGKKEEAK, encoded by the coding sequence ATGTCCAGCAACAGCACTGTTCCCACCTCCGTCGTCGCAACGCCGCGTACCGGCACCTTCAACAAGAACCACGCTCGCCGCGTGCGCGTTGCAGGCCTGATCCCGGCAGTCGTTTACGGCGCCAACCAGCCTTCGGTCGCCGTGACGGTCGACCCGCGCGTCATCACGCGCATCCTGCACTCGGAAGCTGGCCACAACTCGATCTTCGATCTCCAGATCGAAGGCGGCGAGAGCGGCAAGGCGATGATCGTGGACTGGCAGAACGAGCCCATCAAGGGCACGCTGCTGCACATCGACTTCAAGCGCATCGCGCTGGGCGCGAAGATGAAGGTTTCGGTTCCCGTGCACCTCGTGGGCACCTCGACCGGTGTGAAGAACCAGGGCGGCGTTCTCAGCCAGATCCTGCACGAAGTGGAGCTCGAGTGCCTGCCGACCGACATCCCGTCGCACATCGACGTGGACATCACGAGCCTCGAGATCAACGGCGCGATCCACATCTCGGACCTGCCCCACACCGCGAAGTACAAGTTCCTGACGGCAGACGAGAACCAGCTCGTTGCTCACGTGACGGCTCCGAAGGCTGAAGCGGAAGCTGAGCCGGCTGCTGGTTCGGCTGAGCCGGAAGTTGCCAAGAAGGGCAAGAAGGAAGAAGCGAAGTAA
- the pth gene encoding aminoacyl-tRNA hydrolase — protein MKLIVGLGNPGLEYLLTPHNAGFMAVDRIAEGCGVQLLNRRGKAMTAKAKLAGEDVLLAKPDTFMNLSGMSAAALLKELNLEVSEMIVLYDELAFPLGTLRLAQRGSANGHNGVKSITSVLGTEEWMRVRIGVGKTTPDGQPIKAGGSNYLLAPMKNAALDVLDKVLDEAVKAVETWLTRGPAAAMNEYNRKSESAL, from the coding sequence ATGAAGCTGATCGTCGGACTTGGAAATCCCGGACTGGAATACCTTCTGACGCCGCACAACGCGGGTTTCATGGCTGTGGATCGCATCGCAGAAGGTTGCGGTGTGCAGTTGTTGAACCGTCGTGGCAAAGCCATGACGGCGAAGGCGAAGCTGGCAGGCGAAGACGTGCTGCTGGCCAAGCCGGACACCTTTATGAACCTCAGCGGCATGTCCGCTGCAGCGCTTCTGAAGGAGTTGAACCTCGAAGTGAGCGAGATGATCGTGCTCTACGACGAGTTGGCGTTTCCGCTGGGCACGCTGCGTTTGGCGCAGCGCGGTTCGGCAAACGGGCACAACGGTGTGAAGTCGATCACCAGCGTGCTCGGCACGGAAGAGTGGATGCGCGTGCGCATCGGGGTAGGCAAGACGACTCCCGATGGACAGCCGATCAAAGCTGGCGGGAGCAACTACCTGCTGGCCCCGATGAAGAACGCGGCGCTCGACGTGCTGGACAAGGTTCTCGATGAGGCTGTGAAGGCTGTCGAGACGTGGCTGACCAGAGGACCGGCGGCTGCGATGAATGAGTACAACCGGAAGAGCGAAAGCGCGTTGTAA
- the rpsF gene encoding 30S ribosomal protein S6 codes for MNRSYEIMFIVRPDLDETEVDKIVETFSGYVTTGGGAVKSAEKMGRRRLAYTVQKFNDGIYLLLIVESPASLIAELERRLRVSEQVIKFITVRMDEEEKRVAKIQKLRASKVKRSALPTEAPAEAAAPAAEPAAV; via the coding sequence ATGAACCGCTCTTACGAAATCATGTTCATTGTCCGCCCGGATCTCGACGAGACCGAAGTGGACAAGATCGTCGAGACGTTTTCGGGCTATGTCACCACCGGTGGTGGTGCTGTAAAGTCCGCCGAGAAGATGGGCCGTCGCCGCCTGGCGTATACGGTGCAGAAGTTCAATGACGGCATCTACCTGTTGCTCATCGTTGAGTCGCCGGCATCGCTGATTGCTGAGCTCGAGCGCCGCCTCCGCGTGTCGGAGCAGGTGATCAAGTTCATCACCGTGCGCATGGACGAAGAAGAGAAGCGCGTCGCGAAGATCCAGAAGCTGCGTGCTTCGAAGGTCAAGCGTTCGGCTCTGCCGACCGAAGCTCCGGCTGAGGCTGCAGCTCCCGCGGCTGAACCGGCTGCTGTCTAA
- the rpsR gene encoding 30S ribosomal protein S18 — protein sequence MADETTTPQASTPATEQTSAPAQAPRAPRPAGARPPRPAGPGGPGGRKFFRRKKVCKFTVEKIDSISYRDVRLLQQFVSDRGKIIPRRLTGTSAPFQRKLTKAIKQARAIALLPYAAKY from the coding sequence ATGGCTGACGAAACAACGACTCCGCAAGCTTCCACTCCGGCTACCGAGCAGACCTCGGCTCCGGCACAAGCACCGCGCGCTCCGCGCCCTGCTGGTGCACGTCCTCCGCGTCCCGCGGGCCCTGGCGGCCCTGGCGGTCGCAAGTTCTTCCGTCGCAAGAAGGTTTGCAAGTTCACGGTAGAGAAGATCGATTCGATCTCGTACCGCGACGTGCGCCTGCTGCAGCAGTTTGTGTCGGATCGCGGCAAGATCATTCCGCGCCGCCTCACGGGTACCTCGGCTCCGTTCCAGCGCAAGCTGACGAAGGCCATCAAGCAGGCCCGCGCAATCGCTCTGCTGCCCTACGCGGCTAAGTACTAA
- the rplI gene encoding 50S ribosomal protein L9: MEVILKEDVQKLGHRGDVVKVADGYARNYLLPTKLAIAATANNKAVIEQMKVSALRKSASEKSGADELGAKLNEAVVLFERKTGSAGQLFGSVTSSDIAKALEEQGFSIDRRKIHLDEPLKTVGEYHIPVKIHREVTAHVQVTIKSDAPEVDPTAEQPEDETAFKSLYEGEVDFQRE, encoded by the coding sequence ATGGAAGTCATTCTCAAGGAAGATGTACAGAAGCTGGGTCACCGCGGCGACGTGGTGAAGGTTGCTGACGGTTATGCCCGCAACTACCTGCTGCCCACCAAGCTCGCGATCGCTGCGACCGCGAACAACAAGGCCGTCATCGAGCAGATGAAGGTATCGGCACTGCGCAAGTCGGCGTCGGAAAAGTCGGGCGCAGATGAGCTCGGCGCCAAGCTGAACGAAGCCGTGGTTCTGTTCGAGCGCAAGACCGGCTCGGCTGGCCAGCTCTTCGGTTCGGTCACGTCGTCGGACATCGCGAAGGCTCTGGAAGAGCAGGGCTTCTCGATCGACCGTCGCAAGATCCACCTCGACGAGCCGCTGAAGACCGTGGGCGAGTACCACATCCCGGTGAAGATTCACCGCGAAGTGACCGCACACGTGCAGGTCACGATCAAGTCTGACGCACCGGAAGTCGACCCGACCGCCGAGCAGCCGGAAGACGAGACCGCGTTCAAGTCGCTCTATGAGGGCGAAGTGGACTTCCAGCGCGAGTAG
- a CDS encoding SDR family oxidoreductase: MAKVVLITGANKGIGFEVARQLSKAGFTVLLGARDAARGEEAASKLRAEGGDVRYVAADLNNAAASSAALAKSITEEFGHLDVLVNNAGVFQAGDGHASDVSLDILRSTFEVNFFGTVAFTQPFVPLLRAAGKAKVINVSSGLGSIGINTDPNTPYYDTKVLAYNTSKAALNMFTADLAYDFRDTDVTVNSVCPGYTATDLNGHSGHQTIEEGAIAIVRLATSDDAPTATFIHKDGNYPW; the protein is encoded by the coding sequence ATGGCAAAGGTCGTTCTGATTACAGGCGCCAACAAAGGCATCGGCTTTGAAGTAGCTCGTCAGCTCAGCAAGGCTGGCTTCACCGTGCTGCTCGGCGCTCGCGATGCTGCGCGTGGCGAAGAAGCCGCAAGCAAACTGCGCGCCGAAGGTGGCGACGTTCGCTATGTCGCAGCGGACCTCAACAACGCCGCCGCAAGCAGCGCTGCACTCGCGAAGTCCATCACGGAAGAGTTCGGTCACCTCGATGTGCTCGTCAACAACGCCGGAGTCTTCCAGGCCGGGGACGGCCACGCCAGCGACGTGAGCCTTGACATTCTTCGCAGCACCTTTGAGGTGAACTTCTTTGGCACCGTCGCCTTCACGCAGCCGTTCGTTCCGCTGCTGCGCGCTGCAGGCAAGGCGAAGGTCATCAATGTCTCGAGCGGCCTCGGCTCGATCGGCATCAACACCGATCCGAACACGCCTTACTACGACACGAAGGTGCTCGCCTACAACACCTCCAAGGCCGCGCTGAACATGTTCACCGCCGACCTCGCCTATGACTTCCGCGACACCGACGTCACGGTGAACTCGGTCTGCCCCGGCTACACCGCCACCGATCTCAACGGCCACAGCGGTCACCAGACGATCGAGGAAGGGGCCATTGCCATCGTGCGCCTCGCCACCAGCGACGACGCGCCGACCGCGACCTTCATCCACAAGGACGGCAACTACCCCTGGTAG
- a CDS encoding alpha/beta fold hydrolase, with amino-acid sequence MTPHRYDDVILREAVVNEIRFGYIEREAAREDTSPELPPILLLHALLATADTLKELISELPKNRRIVAIDLLSAQPLDKTRKLDVRQGNLTRLIHDFMQSVGLSEAVIIGHSHGGVLALRLAATTSLALNGLVLMCPAHPFGGYRSRVVNFYLRQPGRMLALSIPLAPNWMILRAYNEAAGSKSRIHMRHLRKQLNVLRNRNTLRRILEMLRTWDEDMDQLRRALTLKRIAIPTLLIWGDEDPVVPIASADKLEEHLADNERVTLAGMGHLLAEEAPQECASSISRWLERRNTDASAARSSVENS; translated from the coding sequence TTGACGCCTCACCGGTACGACGACGTGATACTCCGCGAAGCCGTGGTCAACGAAATTCGCTTTGGCTATATCGAGCGCGAAGCTGCTCGCGAAGATACATCGCCGGAGCTACCGCCGATCTTGTTGCTCCACGCACTGCTGGCAACAGCCGATACGCTGAAGGAACTGATCTCCGAGTTGCCGAAGAACCGGCGCATCGTGGCGATCGATCTGCTCTCCGCGCAGCCCCTCGATAAGACCAGGAAGCTGGATGTTCGACAGGGAAACCTGACGCGCCTCATTCACGATTTCATGCAGAGCGTCGGTCTGTCGGAGGCGGTGATCATCGGCCATTCGCACGGCGGCGTTCTCGCGTTACGACTGGCCGCGACGACTTCGTTGGCATTGAACGGGCTGGTATTGATGTGCCCCGCGCATCCCTTCGGCGGATACAGAAGCCGCGTGGTGAACTTCTATCTTCGCCAGCCTGGCCGCATGCTCGCCCTGAGCATTCCGCTCGCGCCGAACTGGATGATTCTTCGCGCATACAACGAAGCCGCAGGCTCGAAGAGCCGCATCCACATGCGGCACCTGCGCAAGCAACTGAACGTGCTGCGCAATCGCAACACGCTACGCCGCATCCTCGAAATGCTGAGGACCTGGGACGAAGATATGGACCAGTTGCGCCGCGCGCTCACGCTCAAGAGGATCGCCATCCCGACGCTGCTGATCTGGGGAGACGAAGATCCCGTCGTCCCCATCGCGAGCGCTGACAAGCTGGAAGAGCACCTCGCCGATAACGAACGCGTGACCCTGGCAGGCATGGGGCATCTGCTTGCGGAGGAGGCTCCGCAGGAGTGCGCGAGTTCCATCAGCCGGTGGCTCGAGCGCCGGAATACGGACGCGTCCGCTGCACGCAGCAGCGTTGAAAATTCATAA
- a CDS encoding lipocalin family protein has translation MARQSLFASLLLSLSFAAHAADRPALKTVDHVDLSRYLGRWYEMARLPNRFEKKCDRDVTAQYSQDGEGVRVVNTCTEADGKITQSKGKAKIVDAPANAKLKVTFFWPFYGDYWIIGLDPSYRWAVVGEPSRKYLWVLARESKLSAGEKSEVDRVIREAGYDPSAVVMTKQTR, from the coding sequence ATGGCGCGTCAGTCTCTCTTCGCTTCGTTACTGCTTTCGCTCAGCTTCGCTGCTCATGCAGCGGACCGTCCTGCATTGAAAACGGTGGATCACGTAGATCTTTCTCGCTATCTTGGCCGCTGGTACGAGATGGCGCGCTTGCCCAATCGTTTCGAAAAGAAGTGCGACCGTGATGTGACCGCGCAGTACAGCCAGGATGGCGAGGGTGTGCGCGTGGTGAATACCTGCACCGAAGCCGATGGGAAGATCACGCAGTCCAAGGGGAAAGCGAAGATCGTAGATGCACCCGCGAACGCGAAGCTGAAGGTGACGTTCTTCTGGCCGTTCTATGGCGACTACTGGATCATTGGCTTGGACCCCAGTTACAGGTGGGCCGTTGTGGGGGAGCCGAGTCGCAAGTATCTCTGGGTGCTGGCGCGGGAGTCGAAGTTATCGGCGGGTGAGAAGAGCGAAGTCGATCGCGTGATTCGCGAGGCTGGCTATGATCCGTCCGCAGTCGTGATGACGAAGCAGACGCGCTAG
- the serA gene encoding phosphoglycerate dehydrogenase, with amino-acid sequence MKIVLAEKVSPATLAIFKEEAGWNVVTADQIPAGGLPAELADADALIVRSAVQADAELLSHAPKLRIIGRAGVGVDNIDAAEATRRGIVVMNTPGANAVAVAEFTLGLMIAMVRQIPRANATMHAGKWDKKSLQGTELRGKTLGIVGCGRIGLEVARRARAFGMNLIGYDPFIAPAIAREHGITLVPIDEIFSDSDFLSLHVGLTPQTEGLINKHSIAIMKPGIRIVNCARGELIVDEALADALKDGKVAGAALDVFRTEPLKESVYHGIDNVFLSPHLGGSTDEAQEAIGIQLANQVRDYLKLGVVQNAVNVPSLNEDEYAELAPYMEMAYRLGQLLGHDAGVNNDSLLGSVESISLTYNGRLATQKTETIKNAAIAGVLRGADGVNRINAASVAVERGIRITEDKREHVAGGTGATLRLSLHWTRKDSSGPAAEGDWTGLGTVLHGSSPRLLSYDGIDIESELSGTVIVIRNHDVPGVIGRVGSVIGEAGLNIASFALGRATSKTARSSRIPEGKALALVQVDTTAASQDAVETAVATLRASESIESVRVVQFGAL; translated from the coding sequence GTGAAGATCGTCCTCGCAGAAAAAGTCTCACCCGCCACTCTCGCCATCTTCAAAGAAGAAGCTGGCTGGAATGTTGTCACCGCCGATCAGATTCCGGCAGGTGGCCTTCCGGCTGAGCTCGCTGACGCGGACGCGCTCATCGTGCGTTCGGCCGTTCAGGCTGACGCCGAGCTGCTCTCGCACGCTCCCAAACTCCGCATCATCGGCCGCGCTGGCGTGGGTGTGGACAACATCGACGCTGCTGAAGCCACCCGCCGCGGCATCGTCGTCATGAACACCCCCGGCGCCAACGCCGTGGCCGTCGCCGAGTTCACGCTCGGCCTCATGATCGCTATGGTCCGCCAGATTCCCCGCGCCAACGCCACCATGCACGCCGGCAAGTGGGACAAGAAGTCGCTGCAGGGCACCGAGCTGCGCGGCAAGACGCTCGGCATCGTCGGCTGCGGCCGCATCGGCCTCGAGGTCGCGCGCCGCGCCCGCGCCTTCGGCATGAACCTCATCGGCTACGACCCCTTCATCGCTCCGGCGATCGCGCGCGAGCACGGCATCACGCTCGTGCCCATCGACGAGATCTTCTCCGACTCCGACTTCCTCTCGCTGCACGTCGGCCTGACGCCGCAGACCGAAGGCCTGATCAACAAGCACTCCATCGCGATCATGAAGCCCGGCATCCGCATCGTGAACTGCGCCCGCGGCGAGCTCATCGTGGACGAAGCCCTCGCCGACGCGCTGAAGGACGGCAAGGTCGCCGGTGCAGCGCTCGACGTCTTCCGCACCGAGCCGCTCAAGGAGTCGGTCTACCACGGCATCGACAACGTCTTCCTCAGCCCGCACCTCGGCGGCTCCACCGACGAAGCGCAGGAGGCCATCGGCATCCAGCTCGCGAACCAGGTGCGCGACTACCTCAAGCTCGGCGTCGTGCAGAACGCCGTGAACGTGCCCTCGCTGAACGAAGATGAGTACGCCGAGCTCGCGCCGTACATGGAGATGGCGTACCGCCTCGGCCAGCTTCTCGGCCACGACGCCGGCGTGAACAACGACTCGCTCCTCGGCTCCGTCGAGAGCATCTCGCTCACGTACAACGGCCGCCTCGCCACGCAGAAGACTGAGACGATCAAGAACGCTGCGATCGCTGGCGTGCTGCGCGGCGCCGACGGCGTCAACCGCATCAACGCCGCATCCGTTGCGGTGGAGCGCGGCATCCGCATCACCGAAGACAAGCGCGAGCACGTCGCCGGTGGCACAGGCGCCACGCTGCGCCTCTCGCTGCACTGGACCCGTAAGGACTCCAGCGGCCCGGCAGCAGAAGGCGACTGGACCGGCCTCGGCACCGTGCTGCACGGCAGCTCGCCGCGCCTGCTCAGCTACGACGGCATCGACATCGAAAGCGAACTCTCCGGCACGGTCATCGTCATCCGCAACCACGACGTCCCCGGCGTGATCGGCCGCGTCGGCTCGGTGATCGGTGAGGCTGGTCTCAACATCGCGAGCTTCGCTCTGGGCCGCGCGACGAGCAAGACCGCTCGCTCGAGCCGCATCCCCGAAGGCAAGGCGCTTGCTCTCGTTCAGGTCGATACCACCGCCGCTTCGCAGGATGCAGTCGAGACCGCCGTCGCCACGCTGCGCGCCTCCGAGTCCATCGAAAGCGTCCGTGTCGTGCAGTTCGGCGCGCTCTAA